The Gopherus evgoodei ecotype Sinaloan lineage chromosome 8, rGopEvg1_v1.p, whole genome shotgun sequence genome includes a region encoding these proteins:
- the KTI12 gene encoding protein KTI12 homolog, which yields MPLVVLCGLAGSGKSRRAEELRGALSEEERPVHVVAEAVGGRAALRAEVERRLSRRDVVIVDAGNELKSFRYELYCVTKHAGTPHCLLHCAGGAPHPSAGPFETPDSRNRWDRPLFTVHGQEPLPLAEIRAALFESRPPPPNQSTRSQPLQSAGFLHQLDRVTQEVLAAVLAAQRSGAQPGELIQVSGASEGLVLNRPLGMAELSRLRRQFISYTKMHPSEENLPQLANMFLQYLSRSIQ from the coding sequence ATGCCGCTTGTGGTGTTGTGCGGGCTGGCGGGCAGCGGGAAGAGCCGCCGGGCCgaggagctgcggggggcgctgaGCGAGGAGGAGCGGCCGGTGCACGTGGTGGCAGAGGCGGTGGGGGGCCGCGCGGCGTTGCGCGCCGAGGTGGAGCGGCGGCTGAGCCGGCGGGACGTGGTGATCGTCGACGCGGGGAACGAGCTGAAGAGCTTCCGCTACGAGCTCTACTGCGTGACCAAGCATGCGGGCACGCCGCATTGCCTGCTGCACTGCGCGGGGGGCGCCCCGCACCCGTCCGCGGGCCCCTTCGAGACCCCGGACTCACGGAACCGCTGGGACCGGCCCCTCTTCACCGTGCACGGGCAGGAGCCGCTGCCGCTGGCGGAGATCCGCGCCGCCCTCTTCGAGAGCAGGCCGCCCCCGCCCAACCAGTCCACCCGCTCGCAGCCCCTGCAGTCCGCCGGCTTTCTCCACCAGCTGGACCGGGTCACCCAGGAAGTGCTGGCTGCCGTGCTGGCTGCCCAGAGGAGTGGGGCCCAGCCTGGGGAGCTGATCCAGGTGTCTGGGGCCAGCGAAGGGCTGGTGCTGAACCGGCCCCTGGGTATGGCTGAGCTGAGTCGGCTCCGTAGGCAGTTCATCAGCTATACCAAAATGCACCCCAGTGAGGAGAACCTGCCCCAGCTGGCCAACATGTTCCTGCAATACCTGAGCCGCAGTATCCAGTGA
- the BTF3L4 gene encoding transcription factor BTF3 homolog 4, translating into MNQEKLAKLQAQVRIGGKGTARRKKKVVHRTATADDKKLQSSLKKLAVNNIAGIEEVNMIKDDGTVIHFNNPKVQASLSANTFAITGHAEAKPITEMLPGILSQLGADSLTSLRKLAEQFPRQVLDSKATKSEDIDEEDDDVPDLVENFDEASKNEAN; encoded by the exons ATGAATCAAGAAAAGTTAGCCAAGCTTCAAGCTCAGGTCCGAATAGGCGGAAAG GGTACAGCTCGCAGAAAGAAGAAGGTGGTACACAGGACAGCGACAGCTGATGACAAAAAACTTCAGAGTTCACTCAAAAAATTGGCAGTAAATAATATTGCTGGAATTGAAGAG GTGAATATGATAAAAGATGATGGAACAGTTATTCATTTCAACAATCCCAAGGTCCAAGCTTCCCTTTCCGCTAACACTTTTGCAATTACTGGTCATGCAGAGGCTAAACCGATCACAGAAATGCTCCCGGGAATCTTAAGCCAGCTTGGTGCTGACAGTTTAACAAGTCTCAGGAAGTTAGCTGAACAGTTCCCAAGACAAG TGTTGGATAGCAAAGCAACAAAATCTGAAGACATTGATGAAGAAGATGATGATGTCCCTG ATCTCGTAGAAAACTTTGATGAAGCATCAAAGAACGAAGCGAATTAA